One Janthinobacterium sp. TB1-E2 genomic region harbors:
- a CDS encoding ester cyclase — MPAFAPALLALSLLAAAPAHAAMDLPMPAHLSGAKADATVALAARRYAAFWQSGDPALARLALADDFTDRTLPAGRPQGLAGPLQASQVFHAAVPDLKVAIEQMLVAGDRVTLRLHFTGRFTGVFPTPQGPLQGQGQAIDFHAFDLYRVNAQGRISDNWHLEDNLTLLRQLGVLAP; from the coding sequence ATGCCCGCTTTTGCCCCCGCCCTCCTGGCCCTGTCGCTGCTGGCCGCCGCGCCAGCCCATGCCGCCATGGATTTGCCCATGCCGGCCCACCTGTCCGGCGCGAAAGCCGATGCCACCGTGGCGCTGGCCGCGCGCCGCTATGCCGCGTTCTGGCAAAGCGGCGATCCGGCCCTGGCGCGGCTGGCGCTGGCTGACGATTTCACCGACCGTACCTTGCCCGCCGGCCGGCCGCAGGGCTTGGCCGGTCCGCTGCAGGCGTCGCAGGTATTCCATGCGGCGGTGCCGGATTTGAAGGTCGCCATCGAGCAGATGCTGGTGGCGGGCGACCGGGTCACCTTGCGCCTGCATTTCACGGGCCGCTTCACGGGCGTCTTCCCCACGCCGCAGGGCCCCTTGCAGGGGCAGGGCCAAGCCATCGATTTCCATGCGTTCGATCTGTATCGCGTGAATGCGCAGGGACGCATCAGCGACAACTGGCACCTGGAAGACAATCTGACCCTGCTGCGCCAGCTGGGCGTGCTGGCGCCGTGA
- a CDS encoding thiol:disulfide interchange protein DsbA/DsbL, translating to MRFLRFLRPLLAAVTLVAATGGAMAADTGFTTLTTPVRTDTGKKVEVVEYFMYSCPHCYVLDPLMHDWVKKQGDKIAFRRVHLAATGPKDPQAHAYATLEAMGQLDQFHDKIFRAIHVERNRLNRDDAILDLLVKNGIDKAKYLDMFNSFGVQTKLKRNEQLITASKIESAPTIVIDGRFVTSPAQLSRPGQSEPQTQAATLRVMDELVARVLKERAPAPAKK from the coding sequence ATGCGTTTTCTGCGTTTCTTGCGTCCCCTGCTTGCCGCCGTCACCCTGGTGGCGGCCACCGGCGGCGCCATGGCGGCCGATACCGGCTTTACCACGCTCACGACGCCAGTGCGCACGGACACGGGCAAGAAGGTGGAAGTGGTCGAGTACTTCATGTATTCGTGCCCGCACTGCTACGTGCTCGATCCGCTGATGCACGACTGGGTCAAGAAGCAGGGCGACAAGATCGCCTTCCGCCGCGTCCACCTGGCCGCCACCGGCCCGAAAGACCCGCAGGCGCACGCCTATGCCACGCTGGAAGCGATGGGCCAGCTGGACCAGTTCCACGACAAGATCTTCCGCGCCATCCACGTCGAGCGCAATCGCCTGAATCGCGATGACGCCATCCTCGACCTGCTGGTCAAGAACGGCATCGACAAGGCGAAATACCTGGACATGTTCAACTCGTTCGGCGTGCAGACCAAGCTGAAACGCAACGAGCAGCTGATCACCGCCAGCAAGATCGAGAGCGCGCCGACCATCGTCATCGATGGCCGCTTCGTGACGTCGCCGGCGCAGCTGTCGCGCCCGGGCCAGTCCGAACCGCAAACCCAGGCCGCGACCCTGCGCGTGATGGATGAACTGGTGGCGCGCGTGCTGAAAGAGCGCGCACCGGCGCCTGCGAAGAAGTAA
- a CDS encoding LysR substrate-binding domain-containing protein, whose translation MIRGGAGRLAEIALFLDAAALGSFSAAGRKHGLSPAAASAAIARLEAALGATLFERTTRQLRLTEEGLHYRRYSEQALDLLAQAEDGLHAGGGAVRGVVRISAPSDIGRQLLLPMLDRFAALHPQVRHALTLTDATANLVQDDVDLAIRYGELPDSDMVARLLHPGRRVVCVAPTLAARVGVPAAPRDLASLPTLVLKAGDGAPQEWRYRENGKRHSLRLQGDWHSNDGEIIRRWAVAGHGYAYKSLLDIGDDLRAGHLQTVLDDYFADSVPLNLLYRRSRFQPPRVTLLAEFLLRQFADLQAHG comes from the coding sequence ATGATACGCGGCGGCGCCGGACGCCTGGCGGAAATCGCCCTGTTCCTCGACGCCGCGGCGCTGGGCAGCTTTTCCGCGGCCGGCCGCAAGCACGGCCTGTCGCCGGCCGCCGCCAGCGCCGCCATCGCGCGCCTGGAAGCGGCGCTGGGCGCCACCCTGTTCGAACGCACCACGCGCCAGCTGCGCCTGACGGAAGAAGGCCTGCACTATCGCCGCTACAGCGAACAGGCGCTGGACTTGCTGGCGCAGGCGGAAGACGGCTTGCATGCGGGCGGCGGCGCCGTGCGCGGCGTGGTGCGCATTTCGGCACCGTCCGACATCGGCCGCCAGCTGCTGCTGCCCATGCTTGACCGCTTTGCCGCGCTGCACCCGCAGGTGCGCCATGCGCTGACCCTGACGGACGCCACGGCCAACCTGGTGCAGGACGACGTCGACCTGGCCATCCGCTACGGCGAGCTGCCCGACAGCGACATGGTGGCGCGCCTGCTGCACCCGGGCCGCCGCGTCGTGTGCGTGGCGCCAACGCTGGCCGCCAGGGTCGGCGTGCCGGCCGCGCCGCGCGACCTGGCATCGCTGCCGACCCTCGTGCTCAAGGCCGGCGACGGCGCGCCGCAGGAATGGCGCTACCGCGAAAACGGCAAGCGCCACAGCCTGCGCCTGCAGGGGGACTGGCACAGCAACGACGGCGAAATCATCCGCCGCTGGGCCGTGGCCGGCCATGGCTATGCCTACAAATCCCTGCTCGACATCGGCGACGACCTGCGCGCGGGGCACTTGCAAACGGTGCTCGACGATTACTTTGCCGACAGCGTCCCCCTGAACCTGCTGTACCGGCGCAGCCGCTTCCAGCCGCCACGCGTCACCCTGCTGGCCGAGTTCCTGCTGCGGCAGTTCGCCGACCTGCAGGCGCACGGTTAG
- a CDS encoding SDR family oxidoreductase, with translation MKEVILITGSSRGIGAATALLAARQGYAVCINYVRDAQAAEALCARIVADGGEAIAVQADASDEADVARLFAEVDERLGTLTALVNNVGVLEQKCRLVDMSAQRLERVLRTNVISYFLCCQQAVRRMSTAHGGQGGRIVNVSSAAARLGSPDEYIDYAASKGAVDTLTLGLAKEVAAEGIRVNGVRPGIIYTEIHASGGEPGRVARLAPGVPMQRGGQPEEIADAILYLLGPGASYVTGSILDAAGGR, from the coding sequence ATGAAGGAAGTGATCTTGATTACCGGCAGCAGCCGCGGCATCGGTGCGGCGACGGCGCTGCTGGCGGCGCGCCAGGGCTATGCCGTGTGCATCAACTATGTGCGCGACGCGCAGGCGGCCGAGGCACTGTGCGCGCGCATCGTGGCCGACGGGGGCGAGGCCATCGCCGTGCAGGCCGATGCCAGCGATGAAGCGGACGTGGCGCGCCTGTTTGCGGAAGTCGACGAGCGCCTGGGGACGCTCACGGCGCTGGTCAACAATGTGGGCGTGCTGGAGCAGAAATGCCGGCTCGTCGACATGTCCGCGCAGCGTCTCGAACGCGTGCTGCGCACCAACGTGATCAGTTATTTCCTGTGCTGCCAGCAGGCCGTGCGGCGCATGTCGACGGCCCATGGCGGGCAGGGCGGGCGCATCGTGAATGTGTCGTCGGCGGCGGCCCGCCTCGGCTCTCCGGACGAATACATCGATTACGCGGCTTCGAAAGGCGCCGTCGATACCCTGACCCTGGGCCTGGCGAAGGAAGTGGCGGCCGAGGGCATCCGCGTCAATGGCGTGCGGCCCGGCATCATCTATACGGAGATCCACGCTTCGGGCGGTGAACCGGGACGGGTGGCGCGCCTGGCGCCCGGCGTGCCGATGCAGCGGGGTGGCCAGCCTGAAGAAATCGCCGACGCCATTTTGTACCTGCTGGGGCCGGGCGCCAGCTATGTGACGGGCAGCATCCTCGACGCGGCGGGCGGGCGCTGA